A window of the Mesotoga prima MesG1.Ag.4.2 genome harbors these coding sequences:
- the mfd gene encoding transcription-repair coupling factor — protein MERVLYRVNEPISWVEKGNYNASRNLIIFPSERMLESFIEIHEKREGDGFFFSHDVFPFEEIGTSSRIRSERLALLRKLLLGELRTVYTSFHGILRKTVPIEVFEELSFKVEVGGPMTITESQLQSLGYSRSFSVTIPGEFAIRGGIVDVFIPGSEMPVRIDTFDREIESIRSFDPVSQKSLQRLNEVLITPAAEGITASPFRETALKRIRAAEQATGVSDEILLDRLDTMDTTAGIFYERQSILLDFLEGYNVIFVKPDDAIVEYGRRERETLELLSEKAVRKFLYIRYGGVSSEVLMKLKEYSIVSDGDVSSLDYDEELTEELQIIKRPRREEEYLPRIPVVDWTELEEGDYVVHKEYGIGRYLGVRTVENILGTREYLLLEYRDGNKIYVPVDRVDRVHKYIGSTEGIQLNSLRGTAWTRQKSKVNKEVKALISDLSNLYGSREVTSGVPLTGDSEMEKGFRDSFPYVETEDQQKAVEEVMEDLQSTKPMDRLISGDAGYGKTEVALRAAFRTVVSGKQVAVLVPTTVLARQHYENFERRLNPFGIRVEILDRYRTDVQRNKLLKKLKKGEVDVVVGTHSLLSKEVGFADLGLVVVDEEQLFGVLQKEHFKKLRLQVNVLSMSATPIPRTLYMSLSGLRDLSIISTPPAGRTSPEIYVGQINDRLIRTAVLRETNRGGQTIFVHNRVTELQELLSRLRDLLPEVKIDVAHGQMNKSAFERTIRDFYLGELDMLLCTTIIESGVDVPNANTLIVDDSHRYGLAQLYQLRGRVGRSNRRAFSYFLYDPKRLSDPSRERLKALKEFSGAGSGMKIAMRDLEIRGFGTLLGAEQHGNINSVGLYLYREMVEKAMRELHGEEEIGVEERTVDTELKNIPFDMVIPEEYVSDSIERLKIYRRIAACKAQDEIDEIESELLDRFGRLPSQVNSLLEASRVRLGAFNIGIKIVEYDPHSESIVMLHGENHIRDSLGIKGRRLVVNEREGKSILYGVPERHLMRTLKSLFLGAERNVQ, from the coding sequence TTGGAACGAGTTTTATATAGAGTGAATGAACCAATCTCCTGGGTTGAAAAAGGAAATTATAATGCTTCGCGAAACTTGATCATCTTCCCAAGTGAGAGAATGCTTGAATCCTTCATTGAGATCCATGAGAAACGTGAAGGAGACGGCTTCTTTTTCTCTCATGATGTCTTTCCATTTGAGGAAATAGGTACTTCTTCGAGGATAAGATCGGAAAGGTTAGCCCTGCTCAGAAAGCTTCTCCTCGGAGAGCTGAGAACGGTTTATACTTCTTTTCACGGAATCCTGAGAAAAACCGTACCGATCGAAGTTTTCGAAGAGCTGTCCTTCAAGGTTGAAGTCGGCGGCCCGATGACAATCACCGAGAGCCAGCTTCAGAGTCTCGGATATTCGAGATCATTCTCAGTTACTATCCCGGGAGAGTTCGCAATAAGAGGTGGCATTGTAGACGTCTTCATACCCGGATCGGAAATGCCGGTGAGGATAGACACCTTCGACAGGGAAATTGAGTCCATCAGGAGTTTCGATCCCGTCTCCCAGAAGAGTCTACAAAGGTTGAACGAAGTGTTGATTACTCCTGCCGCAGAAGGAATTACGGCTTCACCTTTCAGAGAAACTGCATTGAAGCGAATCAGGGCGGCCGAGCAGGCGACTGGGGTCTCAGATGAGATTCTCTTAGACCGACTGGATACCATGGACACAACGGCCGGCATCTTCTACGAACGCCAGTCGATACTTCTCGACTTTCTAGAAGGTTACAACGTTATCTTTGTGAAGCCCGACGATGCGATCGTCGAGTATGGAAGAAGAGAACGAGAAACACTGGAACTCCTTTCCGAAAAGGCGGTAAGAAAGTTCCTTTACATTAGGTACGGGGGAGTATCGTCGGAAGTGCTGATGAAGCTCAAGGAATATTCGATCGTTTCCGACGGCGACGTCTCTTCTCTAGACTACGACGAAGAACTGACTGAAGAACTTCAGATCATCAAGAGACCGAGAAGAGAAGAGGAGTACTTACCGAGAATTCCCGTTGTCGACTGGACGGAACTTGAAGAGGGAGACTACGTAGTCCATAAGGAGTATGGCATCGGGCGGTATCTTGGAGTGAGAACGGTAGAGAATATTTTAGGAACGAGAGAATATCTTCTACTTGAATACAGAGATGGGAACAAGATCTATGTACCGGTAGACAGGGTAGATCGGGTCCATAAATATATAGGAAGCACCGAAGGAATTCAGCTGAACTCCTTGCGCGGAACTGCCTGGACGAGACAGAAATCTAAGGTCAACAAAGAGGTAAAGGCCCTCATCTCGGACCTGTCGAACCTCTACGGATCTAGAGAAGTCACTTCCGGCGTTCCGCTCACTGGAGACAGCGAAATGGAGAAGGGCTTTCGCGACAGCTTCCCGTATGTCGAGACAGAAGATCAACAAAAGGCAGTAGAAGAAGTAATGGAAGACCTTCAAAGCACCAAACCTATGGACAGACTCATAAGCGGTGACGCGGGCTATGGAAAGACCGAAGTTGCTTTACGCGCTGCGTTCCGAACGGTGGTATCCGGAAAACAGGTGGCCGTTTTGGTTCCCACTACGGTACTGGCCCGACAACATTACGAAAACTTCGAACGCCGGTTGAATCCCTTTGGAATAAGAGTCGAGATTCTCGACCGTTATCGGACCGATGTACAGCGAAACAAGCTTTTGAAGAAACTCAAGAAGGGCGAAGTCGATGTTGTAGTAGGAACACACTCTCTACTTTCGAAAGAAGTGGGGTTTGCCGACCTCGGTCTCGTCGTGGTCGACGAAGAACAACTTTTCGGAGTCCTTCAGAAAGAGCATTTCAAGAAGCTCCGCCTTCAGGTAAACGTTCTCTCAATGAGCGCGACTCCGATTCCGAGAACTCTTTACATGTCTCTCTCCGGTCTGCGAGATCTTTCGATAATCTCCACACCGCCTGCGGGACGCACCTCTCCAGAAATCTACGTTGGACAGATCAACGATAGACTGATCAGAACCGCGGTCCTCAGAGAGACCAATAGGGGTGGCCAGACGATCTTCGTTCACAACAGAGTGACTGAGCTGCAGGAGTTACTCTCTCGATTGAGAGACCTTCTGCCCGAAGTTAAGATAGACGTCGCCCACGGGCAAATGAACAAGTCCGCATTCGAGCGAACAATCAGAGACTTCTATCTTGGCGAACTAGACATGCTTTTGTGCACAACGATAATCGAGAGCGGAGTCGACGTTCCTAATGCCAATACTCTTATAGTCGATGACTCTCATAGATACGGACTTGCCCAGCTTTATCAGTTGAGGGGAAGAGTTGGCAGAAGCAACAGAAGGGCATTCTCGTACTTTCTGTACGATCCAAAGAGATTGTCCGATCCGTCGAGAGAGAGACTGAAGGCTTTGAAGGAGTTTTCCGGAGCGGGAAGTGGTATGAAGATCGCCATGCGGGACCTGGAGATAAGAGGATTCGGGACCTTATTGGGAGCGGAGCAGCATGGAAACATAAACTCCGTTGGACTTTATCTCTACCGCGAGATGGTAGAAAAGGCAATGAGGGAACTTCATGGTGAAGAAGAGATCGGAGTAGAGGAGCGAACCGTCGATACTGAACTTAAGAACATTCCATTCGATATGGTTATCCCCGAGGAATATGTTTCCGATTCCATTGAAAGATTGAAGATCTATCGGAGAATAGCCGCATGCAAAGCTCAGGACGAGATAGATGAGATCGAATCGGAGCTTCTGGATAGATTCGGTCGGCTCCCCTCTCAGGTCAACTCGCTTCTCGAAGCTTCGAGGGTAAGATTAGGCGCATTCAACATCGGGATAAAAATCGTAGAATACGATCCACATTCAGAGAGTATAGTTATGTTACACGGTGAAAACCATATTCGGGATTCATTGGGGATCAAAGGAAGAAGGTTAGTTGTAAATGAACGCGAGGGCAAATCGATACTCTACGGCGTGCCGGAAAGACATCTCATGAGAACACTGAAATCGCTTTTTCTTGGAGCTGAGAGAAATGTTCAATGA
- the mnmE gene encoding tRNA uridine-5-carboxymethylaminomethyl(34) synthesis GTPase MnmE has product MFNDPICALSTPRGLSATAVIRCSGKGIVSKISHLLPDLKTLKPRHAHLTSFMEGDRYIDEVVVVFFQGPASYTGEDLVELSFHGNPLIIENALESLFRVGFRMALPGEFTKRAVLNGKFDLVKAEAINALIASKTEKSLEAAIKSFRGSLSEEVASFREKMVRLLASVEVELNYPDEIETDYSSLYDELVSLKKEMCEFIEKSRNGVVISQGIKTAIVGETNVGKSTLLNALLKRDRAIVSEIPGTTRDTIEEDLNIGGVLFRVIDTAGIRQAENEIEVLGIERSLKAIEEAELVILLRDPHNPESKDLEEELRNKGKRLIVAANKSDIRKVEQHHFDVVISARTGEGLKDLEKLMLKRTEEITSIGDEVIISARQKQKLLDAVDYIARSIEAIEGNITVDVLSTMIEQAARSLDELLGTHITEDVLERIFSDFCVGK; this is encoded by the coding sequence ATGTTCAATGATCCTATATGTGCACTTTCAACACCGCGCGGACTTTCTGCTACCGCTGTAATTAGATGTTCCGGAAAGGGGATAGTTTCAAAGATAAGTCACCTGCTGCCGGACTTGAAAACCTTGAAACCAAGGCATGCTCACTTGACCTCATTTATGGAAGGTGATCGCTATATCGATGAAGTTGTCGTCGTCTTCTTCCAAGGACCGGCTTCGTACACCGGAGAAGATCTAGTTGAGCTTTCTTTTCACGGCAATCCCCTCATAATTGAGAACGCGCTTGAATCATTATTCAGAGTGGGTTTTAGAATGGCCCTCCCCGGAGAGTTCACAAAGAGAGCAGTCCTGAACGGGAAATTCGATCTTGTGAAGGCCGAAGCGATCAACGCCCTGATAGCCTCTAAGACCGAAAAGTCTCTTGAAGCTGCAATCAAAAGCTTCAGAGGATCTCTTTCCGAAGAAGTGGCTTCATTCAGAGAGAAGATGGTTCGTCTCCTCGCCTCAGTTGAAGTCGAGTTGAATTATCCCGACGAGATTGAGACCGACTACTCTTCGCTCTATGACGAGCTTGTGAGCTTGAAGAAGGAAATGTGCGAATTCATAGAAAAATCCAGGAACGGTGTTGTGATCTCTCAGGGTATAAAGACCGCAATCGTAGGAGAGACGAATGTAGGTAAGTCGACTCTTCTGAATGCCCTTTTGAAAAGAGATAGAGCGATCGTGTCCGAAATCCCAGGAACTACAAGAGATACGATCGAGGAGGATCTCAACATCGGCGGCGTACTCTTCCGAGTAATTGACACGGCAGGAATAAGACAAGCCGAGAATGAAATCGAAGTGCTTGGAATTGAGAGAAGTCTCAAGGCCATCGAAGAGGCCGAACTGGTAATACTGCTGCGCGACCCACACAACCCTGAAAGCAAAGACCTCGAAGAAGAATTGAGAAACAAAGGAAAGAGGCTTATAGTAGCCGCGAACAAATCCGACATCAGAAAAGTCGAGCAGCATCATTTCGACGTTGTTATTAGCGCAAGAACTGGAGAAGGTTTGAAAGATCTAGAGAAGCTTATGTTAAAGAGAACGGAGGAGATTACTTCCATAGGAGACGAGGTAATCATCAGTGCGAGGCAGAAACAAAAGCTCTTAGATGCGGTCGATTATATTGCCAGATCTATTGAGGCCATCGAAGGTAACATTACCGTTGATGTTTTAAGCACGATGATCGAGCAGGCAGCAAGGAGTCTGGACGAACTTCTTGGAACACACATAACGGAAGACGTGCTGGAGAGAATCTTCAGCGATTTTTGCGTGGGGAAGTGA